From bacterium, a single genomic window includes:
- a CDS encoding class A beta-lactamase-related serine hydrolase: protein MPQKLSVCCFLLIFGMAQTASVETKIADRMKEFGATTVGIYFEDPEGDVFSLNSNEIFHAASTMKVPVMMEIFRKVEKGKLQLDQPVVVKNEFASIMDGSAYSLTPEEDSDTEIYKLISKTLTLRELVERMINQSSNLATNIVIQMANAKDVMALMKEIGADGMTVLRGVEDIKAYEAGKNNTTSARALAVCMKTILNSKLFSENSREEMFKILLSQTSKTIADGLQADQKGLKVASKDGWITEIHHDAAIIQDKNGKNTILVILTKGVKEEPRGEALVATLAADIWAALH from the coding sequence ACCGCGAGCGTTGAAACAAAAATTGCGGATAGAATGAAAGAATTCGGAGCAACAACGGTCGGCATCTATTTCGAAGATCCTGAAGGGGATGTCTTTTCTTTGAATTCAAATGAGATTTTTCACGCAGCATCCACGATGAAAGTGCCGGTCATGATGGAAATTTTTCGGAAAGTCGAAAAAGGCAAGCTTCAATTAGACCAGCCGGTCGTTGTAAAGAATGAATTTGCCAGCATCATGGATGGTTCCGCTTACTCCCTCACACCTGAAGAAGATTCGGATACAGAGATCTACAAACTTATCAGCAAAACGCTGACGCTCCGTGAGCTTGTGGAGCGAATGATCAATCAGAGCAGTAATCTCGCAACCAACATCGTGATCCAGATGGCAAACGCAAAAGATGTGATGGCTTTGATGAAAGAGATTGGCGCCGATGGAATGACGGTGCTGCGAGGCGTTGAAGACATCAAAGCTTACGAGGCCGGCAAAAATAATACCACTTCTGCGCGCGCGCTGGCGGTCTGCATGAAAACCATTTTGAATTCAAAATTGTTTTCGGAAAATTCGCGCGAGGAAATGTTTAAGATTCTTTTGTCGCAAACATCCAAAACAATCGCTGACGGCCTCCAGGCGGATCAAAAAGGACTCAAAGTTGCGAGTAAGGACGGCTGGATTACCGAGATTCATCACGACGCAGCAATCATTCAGGACAAGAATGGCAAGAACACCATTCTTGTGATTCTTACCAAGGGCGTGAAAGAAGAACCTCGCGGAGAAGCGCTGGTTGCCACTCTAGCAGCCGACATCTGGGCCGCCCTGCACTAA